From Serinicoccus profundi, the proteins below share one genomic window:
- the glgX gene encoding glycogen debranching protein GlgX yields MPAHLRPRRSTERPPRLGVTSTDAGPEIAVLARHATAVEVCLTTPLGERRIPLTRTAHGIWWDLVPELVPGTRYGLRVHGPWDPGQGHRHNPDKLLLDPYAAAVEGEVTWRPEVYGHEVGEDGWTDPETRDGRDSAPHVSRSVVVDHGVFDWGEDTLPDVPWSDTVIYEAHVRGLTMRHPEVPPELRGTYAALGHPAVLDHLTGLGVTSLELLPLHAFTSEPALVRRGLGNYWGYNSLGFFAPHAGYAAASDPQAVVDELKGAIRALHGAGIEVILDVVYNHTAEQSSWDGPTLSFRGLDNQTYYRLDDRGRDIDVTGCGNTLDLRDPQVARMVLDSLRYWVEEFHVDGFRFDLAPALARGRDDAYDREHAFHVALESDPVLSRVKLLAEPWDVGVHGWRTGQFPAVFSEWNDRFRDTARTFWLADVGRRLHGHAGHGVRELATRIAGSADLFAHDGRGPNASVTLVTAHDGFTLADLTAYEERHNHANGEDNRDGHADNRSWNHGHEGPTDDPDVLRHRRRSMRNLLGTLLLLPGVPMLVAGDELGRTQQGNNNAYCQDSELTWVDWELAPWQSALLEDTRALLALRRELALLRGPEFPSFDAVPGRTRLRWYAEDGHLLAEHQWDDPHRSTLVAVLDTLHHEDRRAVALLLHAGTDRSTLRLPPTEGVEGWRVRFSSEAGREVGQHVADGGSLDAGATSLTVLTAVLSGTADERPSTHVVSDAEAR; encoded by the coding sequence ATGCCAGCCCACCTCCGCCCTCGCCGCAGCACCGAGCGTCCGCCGCGCCTGGGCGTGACCAGCACCGACGCCGGCCCCGAGATCGCGGTGCTCGCCCGGCACGCCACAGCGGTGGAGGTCTGCCTCACGACCCCCCTCGGCGAGCGCCGCATACCCCTGACCCGCACCGCGCACGGCATCTGGTGGGATCTCGTGCCCGAGCTGGTGCCCGGCACGCGCTACGGGCTGCGGGTGCACGGGCCGTGGGACCCGGGCCAGGGCCACCGGCACAACCCCGACAAGCTGCTGCTCGACCCGTATGCCGCCGCCGTCGAGGGCGAGGTCACCTGGCGCCCGGAGGTCTACGGCCACGAGGTCGGCGAGGACGGCTGGACCGACCCGGAGACCCGTGACGGTCGCGACTCAGCGCCGCACGTTTCGCGCTCCGTCGTGGTCGACCACGGGGTCTTCGACTGGGGAGAGGACACCCTGCCCGACGTGCCGTGGAGCGACACGGTGATCTACGAGGCGCACGTCCGCGGCCTGACCATGCGCCACCCGGAGGTCCCGCCCGAGCTGCGCGGCACCTATGCCGCACTCGGGCATCCCGCGGTGCTCGACCACCTCACCGGGCTCGGCGTCACCTCCCTGGAGCTGCTGCCGCTGCACGCCTTCACCTCCGAGCCCGCGCTCGTGCGCCGCGGCCTGGGCAACTACTGGGGCTACAACTCCCTCGGCTTCTTCGCGCCGCACGCCGGGTATGCCGCAGCGAGCGACCCGCAGGCCGTCGTGGACGAGCTCAAGGGCGCGATCCGGGCGCTGCACGGCGCAGGCATCGAGGTGATCCTCGACGTGGTCTACAACCACACCGCCGAGCAGTCGTCCTGGGACGGCCCGACGCTGTCCTTCCGCGGGCTGGACAACCAGACCTACTACCGGCTCGACGACCGCGGGCGCGACATCGACGTCACCGGCTGCGGCAACACCCTGGACCTGCGCGACCCGCAGGTGGCACGGATGGTCCTGGACTCCCTGCGCTACTGGGTGGAGGAGTTCCACGTCGACGGCTTCCGCTTCGACCTCGCCCCCGCCCTGGCCCGGGGCCGCGACGACGCCTACGACCGGGAGCACGCCTTCCACGTGGCCCTGGAGAGCGACCCGGTCCTGTCCCGGGTCAAGCTCCTCGCCGAGCCCTGGGACGTCGGCGTCCACGGGTGGCGCACCGGCCAGTTCCCGGCCGTCTTCTCGGAGTGGAACGACCGTTTTCGCGACACCGCCCGCACCTTCTGGCTCGCCGACGTCGGCCGCCGTCTGCACGGGCACGCCGGCCACGGGGTCCGCGAGCTCGCCACCCGGATCGCCGGCTCCGCCGACCTCTTCGCCCACGACGGGCGTGGCCCCAACGCCTCGGTCACCCTCGTCACCGCCCACGACGGCTTCACCCTGGCCGACCTCACGGCCTACGAGGAGCGGCACAACCACGCCAACGGCGAGGACAACCGGGACGGCCACGCTGACAACCGCTCGTGGAACCACGGCCACGAGGGCCCGACCGATGACCCCGACGTCCTGCGCCACCGCCGCCGCTCGATGCGCAACCTGCTCGGCACGCTGCTGCTGCTCCCGGGCGTCCCGATGCTCGTCGCCGGCGACGAGCTGGGCCGCACCCAGCAGGGCAACAACAACGCCTACTGCCAGGACTCCGAGCTGACCTGGGTGGACTGGGAGCTGGCGCCGTGGCAGTCCGCGCTGCTCGAGGACACCCGGGCGCTGCTGGCCCTGCGCCGTGAGCTGGCGCTGCTGCGCGGGCCGGAGTTCCCCTCCTTCGACGCCGTCCCCGGACGCACCCGCCTGCGGTGGTATGCCGAGGACGGGCACCTCCTCGCCGAGCACCAGTGGGACGACCCGCACCGCAGCACCCTCGTCGCGGTCCTCGACACCCTCCACCACGAGGACCGCCGCGCCGTGGCGCTGCTCCTGCACGCCGGCACCGACCGGTCCACGCTGCGCCTTCCCCCGACGGAGGGGGTCGAGGGCTGGCGGGTGCGCTTCAGCAGCGAGGCCGGCCGCGAGGTCGGCCAGCACGTGGCGGACGGCGGGTCGCTCGATGCCGGTGCGACGAGCCTGACGGTGCTCACCGCGGTCCTCTCCGGGACGGCGGACGAGCGCCCGTCGACGCACGTGGTTTCCGACGCGGAAGCCCGGTAG
- a CDS encoding glycosyltransferase family 2 protein, whose protein sequence is MGEVDDASPTSEVRAQGEELRVSVVVPVYNAMPYLQTQLVSLLSQDIGAGRHEVIVVDDGSTDDGPRVLDELAAVHPPLRVVHQGNSGWPGIPRNRGLEMARGRYVFFADADDEMGPEALRRLADFADEHGSDVVVPRSVGVGRFAATPFRDTRVDADLEAVFRTLTPQKLFRRSFLEREGLTFPEEKVRLEDGMFLARAYLLAGRVSYLGGYDFYRLISREDGQNISSQTLDPDGYTWSVGEVSRLVRAHDPDPDRADRIVLDLYRRKCLKFYQPARWSVMPRARRARFLAAHGRFIEEHIRPELEAQLAEPFRTRSRLVRAGDAAALSRVARAGVDHPLLAARVVQAAWRPRGGLRLVVEIHGALADGTARAVVVELAVRGGGSTTTTVELGRARQVEQPEGRPGVSVVEAVVPRRLLDLTAGSTLDLSVRTAEGTTEKVRLAAPLVSVLPPPRHGLRVYSTVKGNLSVDRPVG, encoded by the coding sequence GTGGGCGAGGTCGACGACGCCTCGCCGACGTCCGAGGTCCGGGCGCAGGGGGAGGAGCTGCGCGTCAGCGTGGTCGTCCCGGTCTACAACGCGATGCCCTACCTGCAGACCCAGCTCGTCTCCCTGCTCAGCCAGGACATCGGTGCCGGGAGACACGAGGTCATCGTGGTCGACGACGGCTCGACCGACGACGGTCCGCGCGTGCTCGACGAGCTCGCTGCGGTGCACCCGCCGCTGCGGGTGGTCCACCAGGGCAACAGCGGCTGGCCGGGGATCCCGCGCAACCGTGGTCTGGAGATGGCTCGGGGTCGTTACGTCTTCTTCGCCGACGCGGACGACGAGATGGGTCCCGAGGCGCTGCGGCGCCTCGCCGACTTCGCCGACGAGCACGGCAGCGACGTCGTCGTGCCGCGGTCGGTGGGGGTCGGGCGGTTCGCCGCCACGCCCTTCAGAGACACGCGGGTCGATGCCGACCTCGAGGCGGTCTTCCGCACCCTCACGCCGCAGAAGCTCTTCCGACGCTCCTTCCTGGAGCGTGAGGGGCTGACCTTCCCGGAGGAGAAGGTGCGCCTGGAGGACGGCATGTTCCTCGCGCGGGCCTATCTCCTGGCCGGTCGGGTGTCCTACCTCGGCGGCTACGACTTCTACCGCCTCATCTCCCGCGAGGACGGCCAGAACATCAGCTCGCAGACCCTCGACCCGGACGGCTACACGTGGTCGGTGGGGGAGGTCAGCCGGCTGGTGCGCGCCCACGACCCCGATCCCGATCGTGCCGACCGGATCGTGCTGGACCTCTACCGGCGCAAGTGTCTGAAGTTCTACCAACCTGCCCGGTGGAGCGTGATGCCCCGGGCGCGGCGCGCGAGGTTCCTGGCGGCCCACGGCAGGTTCATCGAGGAGCACATCCGGCCCGAGCTCGAGGCTCAGCTCGCCGAGCCGTTCCGGACGCGCTCCCGGCTCGTGCGCGCCGGCGACGCCGCCGCCCTGTCGCGGGTGGCCCGCGCCGGGGTGGACCACCCCCTCCTCGCCGCCCGGGTGGTGCAGGCGGCCTGGCGGCCACGGGGAGGTCTGCGGCTCGTGGTCGAGATCCACGGTGCCCTGGCCGACGGGACCGCGCGCGCGGTCGTCGTGGAGCTCGCCGTGCGGGGCGGCGGGTCCACGACGACGACGGTCGAGCTCGGCCGGGCGCGCCAGGTCGAGCAGCCCGAGGGGCGCCCCGGTGTGTCCGTCGTGGAGGCGGTCGTGCCGCGTCGCCTCCTCGACCTCACCGCCGGGTCGACCCTCGACCTCTCCGTCCGCACCGCCGAGGGCACGACGGAGAAGGTGCGCCTGGCCGCGCCACTCGTGTCGGTCCTTCCCCCGCCCCGCCACGGGCTGCGCGTCTACAGCACGGTCAAGGGCAACCTCAGCGTGGACCGGCCCGTGGGCTGA
- a CDS encoding enoyl-CoA hydratase/isomerase family protein: protein MSRTVATASDLVRIEVEDGIATIRIDRPKMNPLSIEVQDALGEAAGIVGADDEVAAVVLYGGEKVFAAGADIKEMQDMSYTDMVRRAPVIQECFSAVARIPKPVVAAIEGYALGAGNELALCADFRVAASDAKLGQPEILLGVIPGAGGSQRLARLVGVSKAKDLVFTGRMVEAAEALEMGLVDQVCEPGEAHATALEMVRRYVGGPAFALRAAKEAIDRGLDGDLETGLAIEAMQFAGVFATTDREIGMRSFVEQGPGKADFTGR, encoded by the coding sequence GTGAGCCGCACGGTCGCCACCGCGAGCGACCTCGTCCGCATCGAGGTCGAGGACGGCATCGCGACCATCCGCATCGACCGACCCAAGATGAACCCGCTCTCCATCGAGGTGCAGGACGCCCTCGGCGAGGCCGCCGGGATCGTCGGCGCGGACGACGAGGTCGCTGCGGTCGTGCTCTACGGCGGGGAGAAGGTCTTCGCCGCCGGCGCGGACATCAAGGAGATGCAGGACATGTCCTACACCGACATGGTCCGCCGCGCACCGGTCATCCAGGAGTGCTTCAGCGCCGTCGCGCGCATCCCCAAGCCGGTCGTCGCCGCGATCGAGGGGTATGCCCTCGGCGCCGGCAACGAGCTCGCGCTCTGCGCCGACTTCCGGGTCGCCGCGTCCGACGCCAAGCTCGGGCAGCCGGAGATCCTGCTCGGGGTCATCCCCGGTGCCGGTGGGAGCCAGCGGCTGGCCCGGCTGGTCGGGGTGTCCAAGGCCAAGGACCTCGTCTTCACCGGTCGGATGGTCGAAGCCGCAGAGGCGTTGGAGATGGGCCTGGTCGACCAGGTCTGCGAGCCCGGTGAGGCGCACGCGACCGCGCTGGAGATGGTGCGGCGCTACGTCGGCGGCCCGGCGTTCGCGCTGCGCGCGGCCAAGGAGGCCATCGACCGCGGGCTGGACGGCGACCTCGAGACCGGCCTGGCCATCGAGGCCATGCAGTTCGCCGGCGTCTTCGCCACGACGGACCGCGAGATCGGCATGCGCTCCTTCGTGGAGCAGGGTCCCGGGAAGGCGGACTTCACCGGCCGCTGA
- a CDS encoding PadR family transcriptional regulator — MDSEQWPSEWLRGVLGVCVLRILLDGPSYGYAITRRLEEAGLGTVKGGTLYPLLTRLEEAGYVVVEWRPGEGGPGRKFFALTGQGRIQAQEQAARWVDFTITTRGLVDDALAVRGSER; from the coding sequence GTGGATTCAGAACAGTGGCCCAGCGAGTGGCTGCGCGGCGTGCTCGGGGTATGCGTGCTGCGCATCCTGCTCGACGGCCCCAGCTACGGCTACGCGATCACCCGGCGCCTCGAGGAGGCCGGGCTGGGCACGGTCAAGGGGGGCACCCTCTACCCGCTGCTCACCCGTCTCGAGGAGGCCGGCTACGTCGTGGTCGAGTGGCGTCCGGGCGAGGGCGGGCCGGGGCGCAAGTTCTTCGCCCTGACCGGACAGGGGCGGATCCAGGCCCAGGAGCAGGCTGCTCGCTGGGTCGACTTCACCATCACCACGCGGGGGCTCGTCGACGACGCGCTCGCCGTACGAGGAAGCGAGCGATGA
- a CDS encoding electron transfer flavoprotein subunit beta/FixA family protein has protein sequence MNIVVCVKYVPDAQGDRGFESDHTTDREGVDGLLSELDEYAVEEALKIVEAGEGEVTVLTMGPDDAATAIKKSLQMGAHKGVHVLDDAIAGSDSAATSLVLAEAIKKCGEVDLVITGLASTDGVMSVVPAMLAERLGLPQVTFASELTVEGGTVTIRRDNESFSETVEASLPAVVSVTDQINEPRYPSFKGIMAAKKKPVETWSLADLGVDASQVGLGAAWTTVTDTQARPPREAGEVVTDEGEGGAALAQFLADRRLA, from the coding sequence GTGAACATCGTCGTCTGTGTGAAGTACGTGCCGGACGCCCAGGGCGACCGCGGCTTCGAGTCCGACCACACCACCGACCGTGAGGGCGTGGACGGCCTGCTCTCCGAGCTGGACGAGTATGCCGTCGAGGAGGCGCTGAAGATCGTCGAGGCGGGCGAGGGTGAGGTCACGGTCCTCACCATGGGCCCGGACGACGCCGCCACCGCGATCAAGAAGAGCCTGCAGATGGGGGCCCACAAGGGTGTCCACGTCCTCGACGACGCGATCGCCGGCTCCGACTCGGCCGCGACCTCGCTCGTGCTGGCCGAGGCCATCAAGAAGTGCGGCGAGGTCGACCTGGTGATCACCGGTCTGGCCTCCACCGACGGCGTCATGTCCGTCGTGCCGGCCATGCTGGCCGAGCGCCTCGGGCTGCCGCAGGTGACCTTCGCCTCCGAGCTCACCGTCGAGGGCGGCACGGTGACCATCCGCCGCGACAACGAGTCCTTCTCCGAGACCGTCGAGGCCAGCCTGCCGGCCGTCGTCTCGGTGACCGACCAGATCAACGAGCCGCGCTACCCCTCATTCAAGGGGATCATGGCGGCCAAGAAGAAGCCGGTCGAGACCTGGAGCCTGGCCGACCTCGGCGTCGATGCCTCCCAGGTCGGCCTCGGTGCCGCGTGGACCACGGTCACCGACACCCAGGCCCGCCCGCCGCGCGAGGCCGGCGAGGTCGTCACCGACGAGGGTGAGGGCGGTGCCGCGCTTGCGCAGTTCCTCGCCGACCGTCGGCTCGCCTGA
- a CDS encoding electron transfer flavoprotein subunit alpha/FixB family protein, which translates to MSEVLVLVDHVDGDVRKTTAEMLTAARRLGEPSAVFVGQGYAAAKEELGRHGAAKVYLAEDAVYTDHLVAPVAELLADLVGRVSPAAVLIASTNDGKEIAGRLAIKTSSGLVTDAVDVQAGEGGVTTTQSVFAGNYTVTSQVGTGTPIVTVKPNSIGVEESAATPVEEAVSVEISEAARAARVTARTAKEKSGRPSLAEAAIVVSGGRGTGGDFGPVEAFADALGAAVGASRAAVDAGWYPHSHQVGQTGVSVSPQLYVAAGISGAIQHRAGMQTSKTIVAVNKDAEAPIFELVDYGVVGDLFTVLPQATEKVQEHQG; encoded by the coding sequence ATGAGTGAAGTCCTCGTCCTGGTCGACCACGTCGACGGCGACGTCCGCAAGACCACCGCCGAGATGCTGACCGCCGCCCGTCGGCTCGGTGAGCCCTCGGCCGTCTTCGTCGGGCAGGGGTATGCGGCCGCCAAGGAGGAGCTCGGGCGTCACGGCGCGGCGAAGGTCTACCTCGCCGAGGACGCCGTCTACACCGACCACCTCGTCGCGCCGGTCGCCGAGCTGCTCGCCGACCTCGTCGGTCGGGTCTCGCCCGCGGCCGTGCTCATCGCCTCCACCAACGACGGCAAGGAGATCGCCGGGCGACTGGCCATCAAGACCTCCTCCGGGCTGGTCACCGACGCCGTCGACGTGCAGGCGGGTGAGGGTGGTGTCACCACCACGCAGTCCGTGTTCGCCGGCAACTACACCGTCACCTCCCAGGTCGGCACCGGGACCCCCATCGTCACCGTCAAGCCCAACAGCATCGGCGTCGAGGAGTCGGCCGCGACCCCGGTCGAGGAGGCCGTCTCGGTGGAGATCTCCGAGGCCGCCCGGGCCGCCCGGGTGACCGCCCGCACGGCGAAGGAGAAGTCGGGTCGACCCTCCCTGGCCGAGGCCGCGATCGTTGTCTCCGGCGGGCGGGGCACCGGCGGTGACTTCGGCCCGGTCGAGGCCTTCGCCGACGCCCTCGGCGCGGCCGTCGGCGCCTCGCGTGCCGCGGTGGACGCCGGGTGGTACCCCCATTCCCACCAGGTCGGCCAGACCGGGGTCTCGGTGAGCCCGCAGCTGTATGTCGCGGCCGGCATCTCCGGCGCCATCCAGCATCGCGCCGGCATGCAGACGTCCAAGACGATCGTCGCGGTCAACAAGGACGCCGAGGCGCCGATCTTCGAGCTCGTCGACTACGGCGTCGTCGGTGACCTGTTCACCGTCCTCCCGCAGGCGACCGAGAAGGTGCAGGAGCACCAGGGCTGA
- a CDS encoding RNA polymerase sigma factor, with protein sequence MNGSDDDFERLFRSSYAELVRFAARRGDLGRAEDVAAEAFTVAWRRREDLPTRPGDARAWIFGIARRLLLAQRRTTADTAALRIRLASEPAEHAPGPEDGVLARSELARAWERLTAIHQETLALTVLDGMTSTQAARVLDISPVAYRLRLMRARRCLAAHLSSQPAGAPAPAGEICTSEGA encoded by the coding sequence ATGAACGGAAGCGACGACGACTTCGAGCGGTTGTTTCGCAGCAGCTATGCCGAGCTGGTGCGGTTCGCCGCGCGGCGCGGCGATCTGGGACGCGCCGAGGACGTCGCGGCCGAGGCCTTCACCGTGGCCTGGCGCAGGCGCGAGGACCTCCCGACGCGGCCGGGCGACGCCCGGGCCTGGATCTTCGGGATCGCTCGGCGGCTCCTGCTCGCCCAGCGCCGGACCACTGCCGACACCGCGGCCCTGCGGATCCGCTTGGCGTCCGAACCTGCTGAGCACGCACCCGGTCCCGAGGACGGGGTCCTCGCCCGGTCCGAGCTCGCCCGGGCGTGGGAGCGGCTCACCGCGATCCACCAGGAGACGCTCGCCCTGACCGTGCTCGACGGCATGACGAGCACCCAGGCTGCCCGGGTGCTCGACATCTCCCCCGTCGCTTACCGCCTCCGGCTCATGCGGGCGCGGCGCTGCCTGGCCGCCCATCTGTCCAGCCAGCCAGCCGGTGCTCCGGCGCCCGCCGGCGAGATCTGCACGAGCGAAGGAGCCTGA
- a CDS encoding cysteine desulfurase family protein has protein sequence MTSPSPRVYLDHAATTPVRDEVIGAVTREMRHTGNASSLHDPGRRARRVVEESREQVAQALGVRPSEVIFTSGGTEGDNLAIKGTYAARRAGDPARDRLVVAGTEHHAVLDPVEHLVAHEGARVTWVEPDADGLIGEDALAEALAANGGPQTAAVVSVMWANNEVGTIAPIPALAALAREHGVPFHSDAVQALGQAPLDLSTVDLGVVTGHKIGGPIGVGVLTAGRDQTPVPLTHGGGQERGLRSGTLDTPAIAGLAVAISHAAQHQASHAAYLGELRDALITGALALDAGITVSGPWTPGDTTSRLAGNAHLRVADCEGDSLLYLLDAAGVACSTGSACQAGVPRPSHVLLAMGVPEEQARGALRLTLGHGSSRADVDAFLTALPPALERARRAHAAAARPRATAPRATADHTRSA, from the coding sequence ATGACTTCTCCCTCACCACGCGTCTACCTCGACCACGCCGCGACCACGCCGGTGCGGGACGAGGTGATCGGGGCCGTGACGCGCGAGATGCGGCACACCGGCAACGCCAGCTCCCTGCACGACCCCGGCCGACGCGCACGACGCGTCGTCGAGGAGTCGCGCGAGCAGGTCGCTCAGGCGCTGGGGGTGCGGCCCTCGGAGGTCATCTTCACCTCCGGCGGCACCGAGGGCGACAACCTCGCGATCAAGGGGACGTATGCCGCGCGCCGGGCGGGCGACCCCGCGCGCGACCGCCTCGTCGTCGCCGGCACCGAGCACCATGCCGTCCTCGACCCCGTCGAGCACCTCGTCGCCCACGAGGGGGCACGCGTCACCTGGGTCGAGCCGGACGCCGACGGCCTGATCGGCGAGGACGCGCTCGCGGAGGCCCTGGCCGCAAACGGCGGCCCGCAGACCGCCGCCGTGGTCAGCGTGATGTGGGCCAACAACGAGGTCGGCACCATCGCCCCGATCCCCGCGCTGGCCGCCCTCGCCCGCGAGCACGGCGTGCCCTTCCACTCCGACGCGGTCCAGGCGCTCGGCCAGGCGCCGCTGGACCTCTCCACGGTCGACCTCGGCGTCGTCACCGGGCACAAGATCGGTGGCCCGATCGGCGTCGGCGTGCTGACGGCCGGCCGCGACCAGACCCCCGTGCCGCTCACCCACGGCGGCGGGCAGGAGCGGGGCCTGCGCTCAGGCACGCTCGACACCCCCGCCATCGCCGGGCTGGCGGTCGCGATCTCCCACGCGGCGCAGCACCAGGCCAGCCACGCGGCATACCTCGGCGAGCTGCGGGACGCGCTCATCACCGGCGCGCTCGCCCTCGACGCGGGGATCACCGTCTCGGGCCCGTGGACCCCCGGCGACACCACGAGCCGGCTCGCGGGAAACGCCCACCTGAGGGTGGCCGACTGCGAGGGCGACTCGCTGCTCTACCTCCTCGACGCGGCCGGGGTCGCCTGCTCCACCGGCTCCGCGTGCCAGGCCGGCGTGCCGCGGCCGAGTCACGTCCTGCTCGCCATGGGGGTGCCCGAGGAGCAGGCGAGGGGCGCCCTGCGGCTCACCCTCGGCCACGGCTCCTCGCGTGCCGACGTCGACGCCTTCCTCACCGCCCTGCCGCCCGCCCTGGAGCGCGCCCGCCGCGCGCACGCCGCCGCCGCGAGACCGCGCGCGACCGCCCCGCGCGCCACCGCCGATCACACCAGGAGCGCCTGA
- the mnmA gene encoding tRNA 2-thiouridine(34) synthase MnmA, whose protein sequence is MRVVAAMSGGVDSAVAASRMLEAGHEVVGVHLALAQSAATLRESARGCCTIEDAGDARRVADRLGIPFYVWDMAERFREDVVEDFAAEYAAGRTPNPCLRCNEKIKFAALLDKALALGFDAVATGHYAQIEEVPDPAAPQGVRRELHRAVDMAKDQSYVLGVLDADQLARSFFPLGDTTKPQIREEARQRGFSVAKKPDSHDICFIADGDTRGYLARQLGSEAGPIVDADGEVVGQHDGAHGYTVGQRRGLGLKVPAADGRPRYVVSTDTRSNIVVVGPEELLGVDVITGDHLRWCGPAPTGELHLGAQIRAHGAEYPAQVSVEADGGDGIPERVTVRLAERIRGVASGQSVVLYDGTRVVGSATIASTGRA, encoded by the coding sequence ATGCGCGTCGTCGCCGCGATGAGCGGCGGGGTCGACTCCGCCGTCGCCGCCTCCCGCATGCTCGAGGCCGGCCACGAGGTCGTCGGCGTCCACCTCGCTCTGGCACAGTCCGCCGCCACCCTGCGCGAGTCGGCCCGCGGCTGCTGCACGATCGAGGACGCCGGAGATGCGCGGCGGGTCGCCGACCGGCTCGGCATCCCGTTCTACGTCTGGGACATGGCCGAGCGCTTCCGCGAGGACGTCGTCGAGGACTTCGCCGCGGAGTATGCCGCCGGCCGCACCCCCAACCCGTGCCTGCGCTGCAACGAGAAGATCAAGTTCGCCGCGCTGCTCGACAAGGCGCTCGCCCTCGGCTTCGACGCGGTCGCCACCGGCCACTACGCGCAGATCGAGGAGGTCCCTGATCCTGCTGCGCCGCAAGGGGTTCGACGCGAGCTGCACCGAGCGGTCGACATGGCCAAGGACCAGTCCTACGTCCTCGGCGTGCTCGACGCCGACCAGCTCGCCCGCAGCTTCTTCCCGCTCGGTGACACGACCAAGCCGCAGATCCGGGAGGAGGCGCGGCAGCGAGGGTTCTCGGTGGCCAAGAAGCCGGACTCCCACGACATCTGCTTCATCGCCGACGGCGACACCCGCGGTTACCTCGCCCGGCAGCTCGGCTCCGAGGCGGGCCCGATCGTCGACGCCGACGGGGAGGTCGTCGGGCAGCACGACGGCGCGCACGGCTACACCGTCGGCCAGCGTCGCGGGCTCGGGCTCAAGGTCCCTGCGGCCGACGGCAGACCGAGGTATGTCGTCTCCACCGACACGCGCTCCAACATCGTCGTCGTCGGGCCCGAGGAGCTGCTGGGCGTGGACGTCATCACCGGTGACCACCTGCGGTGGTGCGGCCCGGCGCCGACGGGTGAGCTGCACCTCGGCGCCCAGATCCGCGCGCACGGGGCGGAGTACCCGGCGCAGGTGAGTGTCGAGGCCGACGGGGGCGACGGCATACCGGAGCGCGTCACGGTGCGGCTCGCCGAGCGGATCAGGGGGGTGGCGTCCGGGCAGTCCGTCGTGCTCTACGACGGCACGCGGGTCGTCGGGTCGGCTACCATCGCCAGCACCGGGAGGGCCTGA
- a CDS encoding DUF1345 domain-containing protein, which yields MRQLTKATWWLPEVRRSLAVAVVAVVLAVVLARALGTAGPGTEAATFDVVVVVLICYFALYTALTVAVFLLASQQEVVRWARAQDRGTWVQRYVSGTAPGPGLSIFVGLTALAVTVLWLPGSLPGVSAFSGSTRAALAVLLVVVAWLTVLISFTTAYLAEDLQSGGEALGFPDEVRDVTRPLSDYLYLAVAVSSTFGTTDVDLHTSQVRRTAIVHGLVAFVFNTVVLAVVVSVIA from the coding sequence ATGCGCCAGCTGACGAAGGCCACCTGGTGGCTCCCTGAGGTCCGCCGCAGCCTGGCGGTCGCCGTCGTCGCGGTCGTCCTCGCCGTCGTGCTGGCCCGCGCGCTCGGGACGGCCGGACCGGGCACCGAGGCCGCGACCTTCGACGTGGTCGTCGTCGTCCTCATCTGCTACTTCGCCCTCTACACCGCCCTCACGGTGGCCGTCTTCCTCCTCGCGAGCCAGCAGGAGGTCGTGCGCTGGGCCCGGGCCCAGGACCGCGGGACCTGGGTGCAGCGCTACGTCTCGGGGACGGCCCCCGGGCCGGGGCTGTCGATCTTCGTGGGGCTGACGGCGCTGGCCGTGACCGTCCTGTGGCTGCCCGGGTCGTTGCCCGGGGTGTCGGCCTTCTCCGGCTCGACGCGGGCGGCGCTGGCCGTGCTCCTCGTCGTGGTCGCCTGGCTGACGGTGCTCATCTCCTTCACCACCGCCTACCTCGCCGAGGACCTGCAGAGCGGTGGGGAGGCGCTGGGCTTCCCCGACGAGGTCCGCGACGTCACCCGCCCGCTGTCCGACTACCTCTACCTCGCCGTCGCGGTCTCCTCGACCTTCGGCACCACCGACGTCGACCTGCACACCTCGCAGGTCCGGCGCACCGCGATCGTGCACGGCCTGGTCGCCTTCGTCTTCAACACCGTCGTCCTCGCCGTCGTGGTCAGCGTCATCGCCTGA